In Pseudobacter ginsenosidimutans, the following are encoded in one genomic region:
- a CDS encoding glycoside hydrolase family 2 protein, protein MMKKNSLLLGLLFIGANLFAQEWTVKRNKILSPWAEKVDPAQTLPEYPRPQMVRSKWMNLNGLWQYNILPSSAQTVPASFTGKILVPFAVESALSGVERTVGKDSVLWYERNFTIPASFKKNNVLLHFGAVDWDCTVFVNGQEIGNHKGGYTSFSFDITSALKKSGAQTIAVRVWDPSDEGPQPRGKQVVKPHGIWYTPVSGIWQTVWLEAVPATYISATKQTPDIDQQQLSISAEVKNPQDGDQVRITASKGGEKVAEQTVPANTEVGLSIPDPVLWSPASPFLYDLKLEILRKGKVIDTVGSYFAMRKISMAKDDKGMQRMLLNNEFVFQYGPLDQGWWPDGLYTAPTDEALKFDIVQTKEMGFNMIRKHVKVEPARWYRYCDELGMLVWQDMPSGDLGNKWEPHPGVYGRATDKDRTAESDQIYRKEWAEIMQQFHHFPCIVVWVPFNEGWGQYKTRDITEWTMRNDPSRLVNSASGGNFEPVGHIMDLHNYPEPAMPQPDLFGADRILVLGEFGGLGLPLEGHTWQEKNNWGYQSFKNSQDLYKRYAELMQRIPHLIESGLSAAVYTQTTDVEIETNGLLTYDRKKFKIPAAQLKAVHQPLYKSGLVNIANQ, encoded by the coding sequence ATGATGAAGAAGAACAGCCTTCTGTTGGGACTACTTTTTATTGGAGCAAATCTTTTTGCACAGGAATGGACAGTAAAACGGAACAAGATCCTGAGCCCCTGGGCAGAAAAAGTGGACCCTGCTCAAACACTGCCGGAATATCCCCGTCCACAAATGGTGCGCAGCAAATGGATGAACCTGAATGGGCTTTGGCAATACAATATCCTGCCATCTTCCGCTCAAACTGTGCCTGCATCTTTTACAGGAAAGATCCTGGTGCCTTTTGCAGTGGAGTCTGCCTTGTCTGGTGTTGAACGGACTGTGGGAAAGGACAGCGTGCTCTGGTATGAACGCAATTTCACCATTCCTGCCAGTTTCAAAAAGAATAATGTATTGCTGCATTTTGGAGCCGTGGACTGGGATTGCACCGTGTTCGTGAATGGACAGGAAATAGGTAATCACAAAGGAGGCTATACTTCTTTTTCATTCGATATTACCAGTGCCCTCAAGAAATCAGGCGCACAAACCATAGCTGTTCGTGTATGGGATCCTTCCGATGAAGGGCCACAGCCGCGCGGCAAACAGGTAGTAAAGCCTCACGGTATCTGGTATACGCCGGTATCTGGCATTTGGCAAACAGTATGGCTGGAAGCAGTTCCCGCCACTTATATCAGCGCTACCAAACAAACGCCTGATATCGATCAGCAGCAACTGAGTATTTCAGCCGAGGTTAAGAATCCGCAGGATGGAGACCAGGTGCGGATCACAGCCAGCAAAGGCGGAGAGAAGGTGGCTGAACAGACAGTACCTGCGAATACAGAGGTCGGGTTATCTATCCCCGATCCTGTTCTCTGGAGCCCGGCCAGTCCATTTTTATATGATCTGAAACTGGAAATATTGCGCAAGGGAAAAGTGATCGATACTGTAGGCAGTTATTTCGCCATGCGCAAGATCTCCATGGCCAAAGATGATAAAGGGATGCAACGCATGTTGCTGAACAATGAATTCGTTTTTCAATATGGTCCGCTGGACCAGGGCTGGTGGCCTGACGGATTGTATACAGCGCCAACTGATGAAGCCCTGAAATTTGATATCGTACAAACGAAGGAGATGGGCTTCAATATGATCCGCAAACATGTGAAGGTTGAGCCGGCCCGCTGGTACCGCTACTGCGATGAACTGGGTATGCTGGTTTGGCAGGATATGCCAAGCGGTGATCTCGGCAACAAATGGGAGCCGCATCCCGGCGTGTATGGCCGTGCCACAGACAAAGACCGGACAGCGGAGTCTGACCAGATCTATCGTAAGGAATGGGCAGAGATCATGCAGCAGTTCCATCATTTCCCCTGCATCGTGGTATGGGTGCCTTTCAATGAAGGGTGGGGGCAATACAAAACCAGGGATATAACGGAATGGACCATGCGAAATGATCCTTCCCGTCTTGTGAACAGCGCCAGCGGTGGTAATTTCGAACCCGTGGGACATATCATGGATCTCCACAATTACCCCGAACCCGCAATGCCTCAGCCCGATCTGTTCGGCGCAGACCGCATACTCGTGTTGGGAGAATTCGGAGGATTGGGACTACCCCTGGAAGGACATACCTGGCAGGAAAAGAACAACTGGGGATACCAGAGTTTCAAGAACAGCCAGGACCTGTACAAGCGCTATGCAGAACTGATGCAGCGTATCCCGCATTTGATCGAAAGCGGACTTTCTGCTGCCGTGTACACACAAACCACAGATGTGGAAATAGAAACAAATGGCCTGCTCACTTACGACAGAAAAAAATTCAAAATACCGGCAGCGCAGCTCAAGGCAGTGCACCAACCATTGTACAAAAGCGGCCTTGTGAACATTGCCAATCA
- a CDS encoding ligand-binding sensor domain-containing protein codes for MLLWLLWLFDMKPAISQDYYFRHYQTENGLSNNSITCSIQDKNGFLWFGTKEGLNRFDGYQFKLFHLDDDHERTLTRDLIFSLFTDQQGTMWVGSQKGLYRYDEKQEKLIRFFNDVWDVSNLVCDRSGQLWFMSGRTVCRYNFSKKQLKKFETQLYFSATTLCLSESGDMWFASLDGALHRFDTATSAFRRYPLSSSSWPAASCYIERIASAGRNSILIGTSCQGLKQFDIETGSFKEILKYNPDKTTIYVRDILKYAPGEYWLATESGIFIMKENGEQLFNLKKRFLDPYSISDNAVYTLCKDSEGGVWAGTFFGGINYYPRQYTAFQKYYPDHSENAISGSAVREICEDGFGNIWIGTEDAGLNKFNKLTGKITRFQPTGKAGSISYYNIHGLQVDGRYLWIGTHEHGIDKMDIRTGKVVRHYDAGIEPKALKNNFGLSFVKTRSGAIYAGTGNYLHRYDPVSDGWDREPAIPGGTNISALLEDSRQTIWAGTHGRGVFYFNPATGENGKLENIPGNHNSLSSNAINAICEDRNGGLWFATEGGGLCGLSPDKKRYNRYTVADGLPSNYVFKVTEDNNGHLWISTSKGLINFDPATEKMIVYTKANGLLNDQFNYNSGFKDADGNMYFGSIRGMIRFRPETFSRNSFIPPVYITGLQVHNKELKVASDSSPLPQSILHTKRIELPYDQSSISIDFAALSYTTPEITSYTYKMEGLEKNWTTIHSNRRVYFTNIPPGEYHFKVKAAINDVWSPGLKELEVRILPPWWRTTWAWLAYGLLIGALAWYLFQTYHKRIEVQKEKEIYEAKFDFFTNVAHEIKTPLTLIKGPVENLMEQTDTLPQIKEDVLTMDRNTNRLLTLVSQILDFRQTETKGFSLEFDKVNINELLEENYSGFAPLAKKRNLEYRIELPATPDQIMADEEALNKILSNLFSNAIKYADHTVLVKRLPVEKEDSFMQIEFSNDGPPIPADQREKIFEPFYRLKQNTRQKGTGIGLTLARSLTELHKGELFLQENNGSLNIFVLKIPLNHQY; via the coding sequence ATGCTCCTTTGGTTGCTCTGGTTGTTTGATATGAAACCTGCCATATCACAGGACTATTATTTCAGACACTATCAAACGGAGAACGGACTGAGCAATAATTCCATCACCTGCAGCATTCAGGACAAAAATGGATTCCTCTGGTTCGGCACCAAGGAAGGATTGAACCGGTTTGATGGTTATCAGTTCAAACTGTTTCACCTGGACGATGATCACGAACGCACCCTCACCCGCGATCTCATCTTCAGTTTGTTCACAGACCAGCAGGGCACCATGTGGGTGGGCTCCCAGAAAGGATTGTACCGCTACGATGAAAAACAGGAAAAACTCATCAGGTTCTTCAATGATGTATGGGATGTAAGCAATCTCGTTTGCGATAGAAGCGGACAACTCTGGTTCATGAGCGGGCGCACAGTGTGCCGTTATAATTTCAGTAAAAAGCAACTAAAGAAATTTGAAACACAGCTCTATTTCAGTGCAACCACTCTCTGTCTTTCGGAATCGGGTGATATGTGGTTTGCATCGCTGGACGGCGCCCTTCATAGATTCGATACTGCAACGTCTGCATTCCGTCGATATCCCCTCTCCTCTTCAAGCTGGCCTGCGGCCAGTTGTTATATCGAAAGGATTGCGTCTGCGGGTCGGAACTCCATTCTCATCGGCACATCCTGCCAGGGCCTCAAACAATTCGATATCGAAACAGGTTCGTTCAAAGAGATCCTTAAATACAATCCCGACAAAACCACCATCTATGTACGGGATATCCTGAAATATGCGCCCGGAGAATACTGGCTGGCAACTGAGTCCGGCATCTTCATCATGAAGGAAAACGGGGAACAATTGTTCAACCTGAAAAAACGTTTTCTCGATCCCTATTCCATTTCCGACAATGCAGTGTATACACTGTGCAAGGACAGTGAAGGCGGCGTATGGGCAGGAACATTCTTTGGAGGCATCAATTATTATCCGCGTCAATACACGGCTTTTCAGAAATATTATCCCGACCACTCGGAGAATGCCATCAGCGGCAGCGCCGTACGCGAGATCTGTGAAGATGGCTTCGGTAATATCTGGATCGGAACAGAAGATGCAGGCCTCAATAAATTCAACAAACTAACAGGTAAGATCACCCGCTTTCAACCCACAGGGAAGGCCGGCAGCATCTCCTATTACAATATTCACGGGCTGCAGGTGGATGGCCGGTATCTCTGGATCGGCACACATGAACATGGGATCGACAAAATGGATATCCGAACCGGTAAAGTAGTGCGTCATTACGATGCCGGTATCGAGCCCAAAGCCCTGAAGAACAATTTCGGTCTCAGTTTCGTCAAAACCAGATCAGGCGCCATCTACGCCGGAACAGGCAATTACCTCCACCGCTACGATCCTGTAAGCGATGGCTGGGACCGCGAGCCCGCCATCCCCGGTGGCACCAATATTTCCGCATTACTGGAAGACAGCAGACAGACCATCTGGGCAGGCACCCATGGCAGAGGCGTTTTCTATTTTAATCCGGCTACCGGAGAAAATGGAAAACTGGAAAATATACCCGGCAATCACAACAGCTTATCATCAAATGCCATCAACGCTATTTGTGAAGACAGGAATGGCGGGCTGTGGTTTGCCACAGAAGGCGGCGGGCTCTGCGGCCTAAGCCCGGATAAAAAACGATACAACCGCTATACCGTTGCAGACGGCCTTCCCAGTAATTATGTTTTTAAAGTAACGGAAGACAATAACGGGCATCTCTGGATCAGCACCTCCAAAGGTCTGATCAACTTTGATCCCGCCACTGAAAAAATGATCGTATACACAAAAGCCAATGGACTCCTCAACGATCAGTTCAATTACAATTCCGGTTTCAAAGACGCTGATGGAAATATGTACTTCGGAAGCATCAGGGGCATGATCAGATTCCGGCCCGAAACATTCTCCAGGAACAGTTTCATTCCGCCTGTATACATCACAGGGCTGCAGGTACATAACAAGGAACTGAAAGTGGCCAGCGACAGTTCCCCATTGCCACAATCCATCCTTCATACAAAACGAATTGAACTGCCATATGATCAATCCTCCATCAGCATCGATTTTGCCGCACTCAGCTATACCACGCCGGAGATCACTTCATACACTTACAAAATGGAAGGACTGGAGAAGAACTGGACCACCATCCATTCCAATCGCAGGGTTTATTTCACAAATATCCCTCCCGGTGAATATCATTTCAAGGTAAAAGCCGCCATCAATGATGTATGGAGCCCCGGTCTGAAGGAGCTGGAGGTGCGGATCCTTCCTCCATGGTGGCGCACAACATGGGCCTGGCTCGCATATGGATTACTGATAGGCGCACTGGCCTGGTACCTGTTCCAGACCTATCACAAAAGGATCGAAGTGCAAAAAGAGAAAGAGATCTACGAAGCCAAATTCGATTTCTTCACCAACGTAGCGCACGAGATCAAAACGCCACTTACCCTCATCAAAGGCCCAGTGGAGAATTTGATGGAACAAACAGATACCCTGCCACAGATAAAGGAAGATGTGCTGACAATGGACAGGAATACCAACCGCCTGCTCACACTTGTTTCACAGATACTCGATTTCAGGCAGACGGAAACAAAAGGATTCAGCCTGGAATTCGACAAAGTAAACATCAATGAATTACTGGAAGAAAATTATTCCGGTTTTGCGCCACTTGCAAAAAAGAGAAATCTGGAATACAGGATAGAACTTCCAGCCACTCCGGACCAGATCATGGCCGATGAAGAAGCCCTGAACAAGATACTCAGCAACCTGTTCAGCAATGCCATAAAATATGCGGACCATACTGTGCTGGTGAAACGGCTTCCCGTAGAAAAAGAGGACAGCTTTATGCAGATCGAGTTTTCCAATGATGGTCCGCCCATTCCCGCGGACCAGCGCGAAAAGATTTTTGAGCCTTTTTACCGGCTGAAACAGAACACCAGGCAAAAAGGAACAGGCATCGGCCTTACACTGGCCCGTTCCCTGACGGAATTGCACAAAGGGGAATTGTTTTTGCAGGAAAACAACGGAAGCCTCAACATTTTCGTGTTGAAAATACCTTTGAACCATCAATATTAA
- a CDS encoding DUF3823 domain-containing protein: MKKFFLSILLLLSLFAVVSCKKDNYDPPSVTLQGKLVYNGEAIGVEHDKVTFELYQHGFGKTGPMGNTFKQDGSYSMLLFNGEYKLIVPNGQGPFQWKQKAQGGPDSVVINVNGNQTIDLPVTPYYMIRNPQLTAGSGKVSASFSIEKIITDATARNIENVALYINRTQFVSGTDNNGSASVNGGDITDPSSLTLSVNIPSMNPSQNYIFARIGLKIEGLEDRIFSPLVKLSF; the protein is encoded by the coding sequence ATGAAAAAGTTTTTTCTTTCTATATTGTTACTGCTGTCACTTTTTGCAGTTGTTTCCTGTAAAAAAGATAATTATGATCCTCCTTCCGTAACCCTGCAAGGAAAGCTGGTTTACAATGGTGAAGCAATTGGAGTGGAACATGATAAAGTCACTTTTGAACTGTACCAGCATGGTTTCGGCAAAACCGGCCCGATGGGGAATACATTCAAACAGGACGGCAGTTACTCCATGCTGCTCTTCAATGGTGAATACAAACTGATCGTGCCGAATGGACAAGGCCCCTTTCAATGGAAACAGAAAGCGCAGGGCGGCCCTGATTCCGTAGTGATCAACGTCAACGGCAATCAGACCATTGATCTTCCCGTAACGCCCTACTACATGATCCGCAACCCGCAGCTGACTGCTGGAAGCGGAAAAGTCAGTGCCAGTTTCAGTATCGAAAAGATCATTACAGACGCTACAGCCAGGAATATCGAGAATGTAGCGCTGTACATCAACAGAACACAGTTCGTATCCGGAACAGATAACAATGGTTCAGCTTCTGTGAATGGCGGAGATATTACAGATCCTTCAAGCCTCACATTGTCTGTGAATATCCCTTCAATGAACCCTTCACAGAATTACATTTTTGCGAGGATCGGATTGAAGATCGAAGGACTGGAAGACAGGATCTTTTCGCCATTGGTGAAACTCAGTTTTTAG
- a CDS encoding RagB/SusD family nutrient uptake outer membrane protein, with translation MKKIILSYAILLLLATTACMKDSKFLSVPSTSILTNEQAFSEPAQVLSILADLYNRQLDVTNFDNWQSFADFSESFPSQNDQDFFVKRTSWNFGEWGTWDYGYIRDVNLFLERCAAATKLEEADKSRFLAEARFLRANFYFEMTKRMGGVPLILKSLYYELGSDPASLQFPRAKESEMYDFVISEAEAIRDLLPANATVKNRASKGAALAMAARAALYAGSIAKYGTNTPSVSLPGEEVGIPAGKANAYYEKALAFAKDIINGSAGAYALYAIKPDPVDNFINIFLDKATNPEPIFIEDYRLRSGKVHYFTGWNQPRYGAEEEEGGRINPSLNLVQSFEKLDNTFAPLAVTSGGNPVFYNNPVDIFADRDPRLAATVILPGSNFKNKPVDIWAGYMLANGNIITGDDRGAQRPLPGTTNPVQVVGFDGPINAKEFTAQTGFYIRKYLDPTPGAGSRGTNSEIPFIRYRYAEVLLNAAEAAFELGRKDEAVGYINQVRTRAGFPTPLTEAQLTFDRIVHERRVELAFEGHILFDMKRWRLAHIRWDGNRMSETELVTNIGKANKRSTQPWGSGLTNITLPAILIMVNGCSG, from the coding sequence ATGAAGAAGATCATTTTATCCTACGCCATACTGCTGTTACTGGCAACAACAGCCTGCATGAAGGACAGTAAGTTCCTGAGTGTTCCTTCCACTTCCATACTCACCAATGAACAGGCTTTTTCAGAACCTGCGCAGGTGCTCTCGATACTGGCAGACCTTTATAACCGGCAATTGGACGTCACCAATTTCGACAATTGGCAGAGCTTTGCAGATTTCAGTGAAAGCTTTCCTTCGCAGAATGATCAGGACTTCTTTGTGAAACGAACCAGTTGGAATTTTGGTGAATGGGGCACCTGGGATTATGGTTATATCCGCGATGTAAACCTTTTCCTGGAACGGTGTGCGGCTGCTACGAAGCTTGAAGAAGCCGATAAATCAAGGTTCCTGGCAGAAGCCAGATTCCTGCGCGCCAATTTCTATTTTGAAATGACCAAGCGCATGGGCGGCGTTCCCCTGATCCTGAAATCACTGTACTATGAACTGGGCAGCGATCCAGCTTCATTACAATTCCCGAGGGCAAAGGAATCCGAGATGTATGATTTCGTGATCAGCGAAGCGGAAGCCATCAGGGATCTGTTGCCCGCCAATGCAACCGTGAAGAACCGCGCATCCAAAGGTGCAGCGCTCGCAATGGCCGCCAGGGCTGCACTCTATGCCGGAAGCATCGCGAAATACGGAACTAATACACCTTCAGTTTCCCTGCCCGGAGAAGAAGTGGGCATTCCGGCCGGTAAGGCAAATGCCTATTATGAAAAAGCACTGGCCTTTGCGAAAGATATCATCAATGGCAGTGCAGGCGCCTATGCTCTGTATGCGATCAAACCCGATCCTGTTGATAATTTCATCAATATTTTTCTGGACAAAGCCACCAATCCGGAGCCCATTTTCATCGAGGATTATCGCCTGAGAAGTGGAAAAGTGCACTATTTCACTGGCTGGAACCAGCCACGTTATGGCGCCGAGGAAGAGGAGGGCGGAAGGATCAATCCTTCACTCAACCTGGTGCAGTCCTTTGAAAAGCTCGACAATACATTTGCACCGCTGGCAGTGACCAGTGGCGGCAATCCTGTTTTCTACAATAACCCCGTGGATATTTTCGCTGACCGTGATCCGCGGCTGGCCGCCACCGTTATACTGCCCGGATCCAATTTCAAGAACAAGCCGGTAGATATCTGGGCAGGTTATATGCTGGCCAATGGTAATATCATTACCGGGGACGACCGCGGCGCACAGCGGCCCCTGCCAGGCACCACCAATCCCGTACAGGTGGTAGGCTTTGATGGACCTATCAATGCAAAAGAGTTCACGGCACAAACTGGTTTCTATATCCGGAAATATCTGGATCCCACACCCGGCGCCGGTTCCCGCGGCACTAACAGTGAAATTCCGTTCATCCGTTACCGTTATGCCGAGGTATTACTGAATGCTGCCGAAGCTGCTTTTGAACTGGGAAGGAAAGACGAAGCCGTCGGCTATATCAATCAGGTAAGGACCAGGGCAGGCTTCCCCACACCGCTTACAGAAGCGCAACTCACGTTCGATCGTATCGTGCATGAACGCAGGGTAGAGCTGGCTTTTGAAGGACATATACTTTTCGATATGAAACGCTGGAGGCTTGCGCATATAAGGTGGGACGGCAACAGGATGTCTGAAACCGAACTGGTGACCAATATCGGTAAAGCCAATAAACGCAGCACACAGCCCTGGGGCTCTGGCCTTACAAATATTACGCTCCCGGCGATCCTAATAATGGTAAATGGATGTTCAGGATAG
- a CDS encoding SusC/RagA family TonB-linked outer membrane protein yields the protein MKILSWQSRTGIAYATAIPFWQVSRILLATLFFFLAQQPVTAQDTTGIIIRGSVKDSAGIGLGQVTVSESGTKNATITAADGSFSLRMHNRNHSIVFSSVGFLSQTSEVGNRNEFNITLERDRRDLGEVVVIGYGAKKKESLTGAISSITAKDMERVHGGSTVSSGLAGKIPGVSFRMPDGRPGSSATIQIRNMGAPLYVIDGIQQDAGQFNNLAPNDIESITVLKDASAAVYGVRAANGVVVVTTKKGKLGARNTFNVDAYTGTQNWTSFPEVLTNSYEYMLYRAEAEINRYGNTNITDEDLDKYKAGTDRGYQSFDWRNFILKKNAPVYSVNVNASGGSDKIQYYLSGTRLFQNSVLGREFTFERNNMQSNVTAKISNRLKLGIQVNGRIETRENPGVPYVDDYWLARFAILRNTPLERPYANDNPEFLNDIKHNETNWAYLNKKYAGKYKSDWRVLQSNFTAEYQIPGVKGLVASGIFSYYYADHLLNNHEYTYKTYTYDPNNDTYSATGGSTNPWREREQIKQVNYNTQVQLSYNNTFGLHSISATVVAERIKNQRLRNWIHSVPSSNVLPLVYFNTADTYQDSDDREARIGYIGRVSYGYDNRYYLDLAGRRDASYLFAPNNRVGYFPSVSAAWRITGEKFVQNILGDQSILTDLKLRASYGVLGDDKQANGDPIVPPFAYIEGYNYNQPVAILDGQAILGTRDKGVPIDNITWVRSAITNIGLDFSLLNGKLTGAVEYFYRKRTKLRGRKVDVLVPLEIGYALPDESINSDAQYGQEVSLNYTGAIGKVNFSVGGNFMYARGKFLSSYNPVFFHSWDQYRSSMENRFLRIDWGLETIGQFKSQEEINNHPVNIDGKGNTTLLPGDLIYKDQNGDNKIDGYDQRPIGFGRGTQPNITYGFNFGFACNGFDFHADFSGSAGFTWYQSWETRWAFQNDGNLNTIFRDRWHREDMRDPNSKWIPGKYPANRFNDGGHSNYYDSDFWAHNVKYLRARTIELGYTVPGHLINKFKMQRARVYINTYNLFTLSNLNQYNVDPEITEENGLQFPQNRVVNIGINLSF from the coding sequence ATGAAAATCCTATCGTGGCAATCCCGTACGGGAATTGCATACGCTACCGCCATTCCATTCTGGCAGGTTAGCCGGATCTTACTGGCAACCTTATTCTTCTTCCTGGCTCAGCAACCTGTAACTGCACAGGATACAACAGGCATCATTATACGAGGATCGGTGAAAGACAGTGCGGGGATTGGCCTCGGGCAGGTGACCGTGAGTGAAAGCGGAACAAAGAATGCCACCATCACTGCTGCCGACGGCAGCTTCTCCCTCCGGATGCATAACAGGAACCATTCCATCGTATTCAGCTCCGTAGGCTTTCTGAGCCAGACATCCGAAGTTGGCAACCGAAATGAATTCAACATCACTTTGGAGCGCGACAGGCGCGATCTGGGCGAAGTGGTTGTAATCGGTTACGGAGCCAAAAAGAAGGAAAGTCTTACAGGCGCCATCTCTTCCATCACAGCCAAAGACATGGAACGCGTGCATGGCGGATCCACCGTCAGCAGCGGATTAGCGGGGAAAATACCAGGAGTGAGCTTTCGCATGCCCGATGGCAGGCCCGGCTCTTCTGCCACTATCCAGATCCGCAATATGGGCGCTCCATTGTATGTAATCGATGGCATTCAGCAGGATGCCGGACAGTTCAACAACCTTGCTCCCAATGACATTGAAAGTATTACCGTATTGAAAGATGCGTCTGCTGCGGTATACGGTGTACGTGCCGCCAATGGGGTTGTGGTGGTCACTACCAAAAAAGGCAAGCTCGGCGCGCGCAACACCTTCAATGTGGATGCCTATACCGGTACACAGAACTGGACCAGCTTCCCCGAAGTGCTCACCAATTCCTACGAATACATGCTCTATCGCGCAGAAGCGGAGATCAACCGTTACGGTAATACAAATATTACAGATGAGGACCTTGACAAATACAAAGCTGGCACCGACCGCGGCTACCAGAGCTTCGACTGGCGCAATTTCATCCTGAAGAAAAATGCACCGGTATATTCCGTGAACGTGAATGCTTCCGGCGGTTCAGATAAAATTCAATACTATCTCTCCGGTACAAGACTGTTCCAGAATTCGGTGCTGGGACGTGAATTCACTTTTGAGCGCAACAACATGCAATCGAACGTAACGGCCAAAATATCCAACCGCCTCAAACTTGGCATACAGGTGAATGGCCGTATCGAAACACGCGAAAATCCCGGTGTGCCTTATGTAGACGATTACTGGCTGGCGCGATTCGCCATCCTTCGAAACACACCACTTGAAAGACCTTATGCAAATGATAACCCTGAGTTCCTCAACGATATCAAACACAACGAAACAAACTGGGCTTATCTCAATAAAAAATATGCGGGCAAGTACAAGAGCGACTGGCGGGTGCTGCAGAGCAATTTCACAGCCGAGTACCAGATCCCGGGCGTCAAAGGTCTTGTGGCAAGCGGCATATTCTCTTACTACTATGCAGATCATCTGCTCAATAACCACGAGTATACTTACAAAACCTATACTTACGATCCCAACAACGATACCTACTCCGCCACCGGCGGAAGCACCAATCCCTGGCGCGAACGCGAGCAGATCAAGCAGGTGAATTACAATACACAGGTACAACTCAGCTATAACAATACTTTCGGGCTGCACAGCATCAGCGCTACCGTGGTGGCGGAACGAATCAAGAACCAGCGGCTCCGCAACTGGATACATTCGGTACCCAGCTCCAATGTGTTGCCACTGGTGTACTTCAACACAGCCGATACTTACCAGGACAGTGATGATCGTGAAGCGCGGATTGGCTATATCGGCCGTGTCAGCTACGGATATGATAACCGATATTATCTCGACCTGGCCGGCAGGCGTGATGCTTCCTATCTCTTTGCACCCAATAACCGCGTAGGTTATTTCCCTTCCGTGTCTGCCGCCTGGAGGATCACCGGCGAAAAATTTGTACAGAATATCCTGGGCGATCAGAGCATACTTACAGACCTCAAGCTCCGTGCATCCTATGGTGTATTGGGAGATGATAAACAAGCGAACGGCGATCCCATCGTTCCACCTTTCGCTTATATCGAAGGGTACAATTATAATCAGCCCGTTGCCATCCTCGATGGACAGGCAATTCTCGGCACCCGCGATAAAGGCGTACCCATCGACAATATCACCTGGGTGAGAAGCGCCATCACCAATATCGGTCTCGACTTCTCCCTGCTCAATGGAAAGCTCACGGGCGCTGTGGAATATTTCTACCGCAAGCGCACCAAGCTCCGTGGCCGAAAGGTAGATGTGCTGGTCCCGCTGGAGATCGGTTATGCATTGCCGGATGAAAGCATCAACAGCGATGCGCAATACGGACAGGAAGTATCACTCAATTACACAGGCGCCATTGGAAAAGTGAACTTCAGCGTGGGCGGTAATTTCATGTACGCCAGAGGAAAATTCCTTTCTTCCTATAATCCTGTTTTCTTCCACTCATGGGACCAATACCGCAGCAGCATGGAAAACCGTTTCCTGCGGATCGACTGGGGACTGGAAACCATCGGACAATTCAAAAGCCAGGAAGAGATCAATAATCATCCTGTGAACATCGATGGAAAAGGGAACACTACTTTATTGCCCGGTGATCTCATTTACAAGGATCAGAACGGCGATAACAAGATCGATGGATATGATCAGCGTCCTATCGGTTTTGGCAGAGGCACGCAGCCGAATATCACCTATGGATTCAATTTCGGTTTTGCCTGTAATGGATTCGATTTTCACGCAGACTTCTCTGGTTCTGCCGGATTCACCTGGTACCAGAGCTGGGAAACACGCTGGGCATTCCAGAATGATGGTAATCTCAATACCATCTTCAGGGATCGCTGGCACCGTGAAGACATGCGCGATCCCAACAGCAAATGGATCCCTGGAAAATATCCGGCCAACCGTTTCAACGATGGCGGGCACAGCAATTATTACGATTCCGATTTCTGGGCGCACAATGTGAAATACCTCCGCGCCAGGACCATCGAGCTTGGTTACACCGTTCCCGGTCACCTGATCAACAAATTCAAAATGCAGCGGGCACGCGTGTACATCAATACATATAACCTGTTTACACTGAGCAATCTCAACCAGTACAATGTAGATCCGGAAATTACTGAAGAGAATGGATTGCAGTTCCCGCAAAACAGGGTCGTCAATATTGGAATCAATCTCTCATTTTAA